In Chromatiaceae bacterium, a single genomic region encodes these proteins:
- the uvrB gene encoding excinuclease ABC subunit B has translation MDDKRFQLHSRFSPAGDQPEAIERLVEGLHDGEAGMTLLGVTGSGKTFTIANVIDRVQRPTLILAPNKTLAAQLYGEFRDFFPDNAVEYFVSYYDYYQPEAYVPSSDTFIEKDASVNEHVEQMRLSATKALLERPDVIVVATVSSIYGLGDPRLYLRMMLHLSRGERIDQRAILRRLAELQYKRNEVELHRGTYRVRGELIDIYPAESDDEAVRVELFDDEVESIAVFDPLTGEVLRRVPRYTVYPKTHYVTPRETILEAVDAIKVELKERLEQLHASDKLVEYQRLQQRTQFDLEMMVELGYCSGIENYSRYLSGRAAGEGPPTLFDYLPDEALLVVDESHVTIPQLGGMYRGDRSRKETLVEYGFRLPSALDNRPLTFEEFESRAPQTIYVSATPRDYERSHSGAIVEQVVRPTGLVDPALEVRPATSQVDDLLSEIGARTALGDRVLVTTLTKRMAEDLTDYLIEHGVRVRYLHSDIDTVERVEIIRDLRLGEFDVLVGINLLREGLDMPEVSLVAILDADKEGFLRSEGSLIQTIGRAARNVRGKAILYADHMTGSMQRAIDETERRRQRQIAFNEAHGITPQTVQKNVADIMEAAYPGAPSTARRFAKVAEQTAEYAAMTPAQMNRRVKELEKQMYQHAKDLEFEEAARIRDQLKELQGRGLVA, from the coding sequence ATGGACGACAAGCGCTTTCAGCTGCACAGCCGATTTTCCCCCGCCGGCGATCAGCCGGAGGCGATCGAGCGCCTGGTCGAGGGCCTGCACGATGGCGAGGCCGGGATGACGCTGCTCGGTGTGACCGGCTCGGGCAAGACGTTCACGATCGCGAACGTGATCGACCGGGTGCAGCGGCCGACACTGATCCTGGCACCGAACAAGACCCTCGCGGCACAGCTGTACGGCGAGTTCCGCGACTTCTTCCCAGACAACGCCGTCGAATATTTCGTCTCGTACTACGACTATTACCAGCCCGAGGCGTACGTGCCGTCTTCCGACACCTTCATCGAAAAGGACGCCTCGGTGAACGAACACGTCGAACAGATGCGCCTGTCGGCGACCAAGGCGCTGCTCGAAAGGCCCGATGTCATCGTGGTGGCGACGGTCTCGTCGATCTACGGTCTGGGCGATCCGCGCCTGTACCTGCGGATGATGCTGCACCTCTCCCGCGGTGAACGCATCGACCAGCGTGCGATCCTGCGCCGGCTGGCCGAGTTGCAGTACAAGCGCAACGAGGTCGAACTGCACCGCGGCACCTACAGGGTGCGTGGCGAGTTGATCGACATCTACCCGGCCGAGTCCGACGACGAGGCGGTGCGCGTCGAGCTGTTCGACGACGAGGTCGAGAGCATCGCGGTGTTCGATCCGCTGACCGGCGAGGTCCTGCGCCGGGTTCCGCGCTACACGGTCTACCCGAAAACCCACTATGTCACCCCGCGAGAGACCATCCTCGAAGCAGTCGACGCGATCAAGGTCGAACTGAAGGAGCGCCTCGAGCAACTGCATGCGTCGGACAAGCTGGTCGAGTACCAGCGCCTGCAGCAGCGTACCCAGTTCGACCTGGAAATGATGGTCGAACTCGGCTATTGCTCCGGTATCGAGAACTATTCGCGTTATCTGTCGGGCAGGGCGGCCGGCGAGGGTCCACCGACCCTGTTCGACTACCTGCCCGATGAGGCCCTGCTGGTGGTCGACGAGTCGCACGTGACCATCCCGCAACTCGGCGGCATGTACCGTGGCGACCGCTCGCGCAAGGAGACCCTGGTCGAGTACGGTTTCCGCCTGCCGTCGGCGCTGGACAACCGGCCTCTGACGTTCGAGGAATTCGAGAGCCGTGCGCCGCAGACCATCTACGTGAGTGCGACGCCGCGTGACTATGAGCGGTCGCACTCCGGAGCGATCGTCGAGCAGGTCGTGCGGCCGACCGGCCTGGTCGACCCTGCGCTCGAGGTGCGCCCGGCGACCAGCCAGGTCGACGACCTGTTGTCGGAGATTGGCGCGCGCACCGCGCTCGGCGACCGCGTGCTGGTCACGACCCTGACCAAGCGCATGGCCGAGGACCTGACCGACTATCTGATCGAACATGGCGTGCGGGTGCGTTACCTGCATTCGGACATCGATACCGTCGAGCGTGTCGAGATCATCCGCGACCTGCGCCTCGGCGAGTTCGACGTGCTGGTCGGCATCAACCTGCTGCGCGAGGGCCTGGACATGCCGGAGGTCTCGCTGGTGGCGATCCTGGACGCGGACAAGGAGGGTTTCCTGCGCTCGGAGGGTTCGCTGATCCAGACGATCGGTCGTGCGGCACGCAACGTGCGCGGCAAGGCGATCCTGTACGCCGACCATATGACCGGCTCGATGCAACGCGCGATCGACGAGACCGAGCGGCGCCGGCAGAGGCAGATCGCGTTCAACGAGGCGCACGGCATCACCCCGCAGACCGTGCAGAAGAACGTCGCGGACATCATGGAGGCGGCCTACCCGGGGGCACCGTCGACCGCGAGGCGGTTCGCCAAGGTCGCCGAGCAGACCGCCGAGTACGCCGCGATGACCCCGGCGCAGATGAACCGGCGGGTCAAGGAACTCGAGAAACAGATGTACCAGCATGCGAAGGACCTGGAATTCGAGGAGGCCGCACGGATCCGCGATCAGCTGAAAGAGCTGCAGGGCAGGGGATTGGTCGCCTGA